The window GAGCCTTAAAATCCAAATATAGACTTTTCTTTAACAGGTTGAGAAGCTGTTGGCACTTCTCTAACAGGAATTTCCTTCCAGATTTTTCCTTCTTTCTGGGCTTTAATTTTTCTTTGCAGTTGCATTATTCCCCATAATAAAGCCTGTGGGGTTGGAGGGCATCCTGGAACATATACATCAACAGGTATTATTCTGTCTACACCTTGTAGTGTTGCATAAGTTGGGAATGGACCACCTGCTGATGAGCAACCACCCATTGAAATAACCCATTTAGGGTCTGGCATTTGATCATATATAAGCTTAAGCATAGGGGCAACTTTATTAACAACTGTTCCGGCAACTATAAGAACGTCAGACTGTCTTGGGGAACCTCTGAATATAATTCCAAGTCTGTCTGTGTCAAATCTTGATGCTGCCGTGTGCATCATCTCAATAGCACAGCAGGCAAGGCCTACAGAAGCAGGCCATAAAGAGTTTCTTCTTCCCCAGCTTAAAACTTCTTCTACTGTTGTTAATATTATCCCATTGTTGTGTTTTATTGCCATTTTAACGCTCCTTTTTTCCAGGCATATACATATCCAAGGATTAGGATAAATAGGAATATAAACATTTCTGTGAAAATAAATCCAGCATTAATTTTTGCTACTTCTTTAAATATTACACTCCACGGCAGGACAAATGCTGCCTCAAGGTCAAACAGAACAAGGAGTAGTCCAAGCAGATAATATTTTTGTTCAAGGGATATATGTGATGTTTTATCGTAAAGGGGAACACCACACTCATAAGTGTATCCTTCCATTGGGTCAGGAATCTTAGGAGCAACAAGTCTGTTAATCAACAGTAGTGCTGCACCTACTATTAGAGCACTTATTCCAAATATCACCAGAGCCAGATAACCAGTCATATCCCCAACCTCAGCGAATTTTTCAAACAGTGTTTTATTAGAATAACTGATAATTTTTTTAAAATCAATTCCCTTGCTTTTAATCTGCCTTTAGGTCTAAAATATATAAAAAATTTTTTATATGAGGTGGAAAAATGAAAAAAACTATGAAAGATGTGTCTCAGGTAAAATCAACAGAAGAGGGGGTTGTTATAGAAGTCGTTGATGAAACTGTAGATGCAAACAAAGTAAAAGAAGTAGTTGAAAACTGCCAGACAGGAAAGTGTGACTGTATGTCTGAAGAAACAAAAGCAAAAGTTACATTTATGGATTTTAGAGTTGAAAATGGAAAGCCTGTGATAGAGATAAAAGGAGAAGTTTCTGAAGAAGAAATAAAAGAGGCTGTAAGCAGGTCTAAAAAAGAGTTATAAATGGAGCTGAGAAAAGTTTTCTATGCTTTATCAGATGAGATTAGATTGAAAATAGTCAGGCTTTTAATAAGCCATTCTGAACTGTGTGTATGTCAGTTTCAAGAAATTTTCGGTATATCACAACCCAATATCTCGTTCCATTTAAGAGTCTTGAAAGATGCCGGATTAATAAAGTCCCGTAAAGATGGAAAATGGAGTTATTATTCATTAAATATGGATAATTCTGTTT of the Persephonella sp. genome contains:
- the ndhC gene encoding NADH-quinone oxidoreductase subunit A, coding for MTGYLALVIFGISALIVGAALLLINRLVAPKIPDPMEGYTYECGVPLYDKTSHISLEQKYYLLGLLLVLFDLEAAFVLPWSVIFKEVAKINAGFIFTEMFIFLFILILGYVYAWKKGALKWQ
- a CDS encoding metalloregulator ArsR/SmtB family transcription factor; this encodes MELRKVFYALSDEIRLKIVRLLISHSELCVCQFQEIFGISQPNISFHLRVLKDAGLIKSRKDGKWSYYSLNMDNSVLKQLIPSIEKEIDTPELKSFCELKNE
- a CDS encoding NADH-quinone oxidoreductase subunit B; the protein is MAIKHNNGIILTTVEEVLSWGRRNSLWPASVGLACCAIEMMHTAASRFDTDRLGIIFRGSPRQSDVLIVAGTVVNKVAPMLKLIYDQMPDPKWVISMGGCSSAGGPFPTYATLQGVDRIIPVDVYVPGCPPTPQALLWGIMQLQRKIKAQKEGKIWKEIPVREVPTASQPVKEKSIFGF